Below is a genomic region from Verrucomicrobiota bacterium.
CGATCACCACGGGTAACCCCGTGGATAAGATCGCACTCATGACCTCGAGGACAGCGGCTTGGGAAAGGTTCTCATCAGCACGTAATAAAACAGTCTGGCTGGAGTCTTTTTCGGCTTGTTTACTCAATGCCGCTTTTAAACCGTCAAGGCCATCGATCTTTTCGTCATTCATATAGATAACAGGCTTCGCATCATCCTTATCAAGCATTCCCACTGTCACAATCAGGCGTGTCTGGGGCAGGTAACTGGCCACACTCGTCGAGGGCAGACTGACTTTCA
It encodes:
- a CDS encoding biopolymer transporter ExbD yields the protein MKLRQELKLVIRPMDMVPMVTVILLLLFFFLLCSTLILQPGIRVKVSLPSTSVASYLPQTRLIVTVGMLDKDDAKPVIYMNDEKIDGLDGLKAALSKQAEKDSSQTVLLRADENLSQAAVLEVMSAILSTGLPVVIGTQEAAQKPSSK